The sequence GGGTCCGGGCCGGTCAGGGAGCCGGTACGGGGCCGGCACGGGGACTACCCGGTGCCGGCCCCGTACCGCAGCCCCGTACAACCGCCTCCGGTGCGCCGCCCGTACCGCAGCCCCCGTCCGTCAGCCGTCCGCCCGTGCCGTGGCCAGCAGTTCCTCGGCGTGCGCCCGTGCCGTCTCGGAGTCCTCCTGGCCGGCCAGCATCCGGGACAGCTCCCGCACCCGGTCCTCGCCCTCCAGGACCGTGACACCGCTCCTGGTCACCGAGCCGTCCACCGTCTTCTCGACCAGCAGCTGCCGGTCCGCGAAGGCCGCCACCTGCGGCAGGTGCGTCACCACCACCACCTGGGCCGACCTGGCGAGCTTCGCCAGACGGCGGCCGACCTCGACCGCCGCCTTGCCGCCGACGCCCGCGTCGACCTCGTCGAAGAGGTACGTCGGTACGGGGGCGGAGCCCGCGAAGACCACCTCGACGGCGAGCATCACCCGGGACAGCTCACCGCCCGAGGCGCCCTTGGCGATCGGCCGGGGCGGGGCCCCGGGGTGCGGGGCCAGCAGCAGCTCGACCTCGTCGGCACCGGACGGGCCGTAGAGGACGCTCCGCCCCCCGATGTCGATGCCGGACGCCTCGTCCGGCGCCTCGGTCTGCCGGACGGCGAACGAGACCCGGGCGTGCGGCATCGCGAGGGAGGCCAGCTCCGCGGTCACCGCCTCGGCGAAGCGTGCCGCCGCCTCCGTACGGGCGTCGGTCAACGCCTGCCCGAGTCCGGACAGTTCGGAGCGCAACGCGTCCCGCTCCGCCGTCAGCTCGCCGATCCGGTCGTCGTCGCCCTCCAGCTCGGTGAGCCGGCCCGCGCCCTCCTCGGCCCAGGCCAGCACGGCACCGATGTCCGCGCCGTACTTACGGGTCAGCGCCGTGAGGGCGGCCCGCCGCTCCTCGACCGCGGCGAGCCGCAGCGGATCGGCGTCCAGCTGATCCGCGTACCCGGACAGTTCCCCGCCCACGTCGGCGAGCAGGATGGAGATCTCGCCGATCCGGTCCGCCAGCGCGGCCAGGACCGGGTCGTGGGCCCGCACCGCGTCCAGGGACCGGCCGGCGGCCGCGACCACGGTCGTGGCGTCGATGCCCTCCGGGTCCTCGGGATCGCCCACGAGCGCGGTGTGCGCGAGCGCCGCGGCGGAGGCGAGGGCCTCCGCGTGGCCGAGCCGTTCGGCCTCGGCCGCCAGTTCGGTGTCCTCCCCGGCCAGCGGCTCGACCCCGGCGACCTCGTCGAGGCCGAAACGCAGCAGATCCGCCTCCTGGGCCCGTTCCCGGGCCCGGGTGGTCAGCTCGTCGAGCTCCGTGACGACGGCCCGCAGCCGCCGGTAGGCCGCCGCGTACTTGGCGTGCGGGACATCGACGCCGCCGCCCGCGTACCGGTCCAGGGCCTGCCGCTGCCGCGCGGGCTTGAGCAGTCCCTGCTGGTCGGTCTGACCGTGCACGGCGACAAGTTCGTCGGCCAGCTCGGCCAGCACCCCCACGGGCACGGATCTGCCTCCGAGGTGCGCCCGGGAGCGCCCCTCCGCCGAAACGGTACGGCTGATCAGCAACGCGCCGTCGTCGAGTTCCGCACCGGCCTCCTCGGCGCGCAGCGCTGCCGCGTCGCCCTCGGAGACGGTGATCCGCCCCTCGACGACCGCCGCCTTGGCACCGATCCGCACCAGGGCAGGGTCGGCGCGCCCGCCGAGCAGCAGCCCGAGACTGGTGACGACCATGGTCTTGCCCGCTCCGGTCTCGCCCGTCACCGCGGTGAAGCCGGGTGACAGCTCCACCACCGCGTCGTCGATGACTCCGAGCGACCGTATCCGCATCTCCTCCAACACGGACATGACCTTACGAGGTCCGGGAGCCGGTGTGTGACGGCCCCCGGTCGTCAATTCACTCTCCCGGGCACCGGAGGACCCTTGGCGAGGGACCGCCGGAGCATCAGTTGGGCGCGCCCCGCCAGCCCGAGACCGGCAGCGCGAACTTCGCCACCAGCCGGTCCGTGAACGAGGCCTGGTGCAGCCTGGCCAGCCGTACGGGCACCGCGCCACGCCGTACCTCGACCCGTGCGCCCGCCGGGAGCTCGACGGTCCTGCGGCCGTCGCACCAGAGCACCCCGTGCGGGGTGTGCGGCTGGACCTCGACGGCGAGGACCGAGTCCGGCGAGGTCACCAGCGGCTTGGCGAACAGCGCGTGGGCGCTGATCGGCACCATCAGGAGCGCCTCGACCTCGGGCCAGACGACGGGCCCGCCCGCCGAGAAGGCGTACGCCGTCGAACCGGTCGGGGTCGCACAGACGATCCCGTCGCAGCCGAACCCGGTCACCGGCCGGCCGTCGATCTCCAGCACGACCTCCAGCATCCGTTCGGGCGACACCTTCTGCACGGCCGCCTCGTTGAGCGCCCAGTCGGTGTGCACGATGTCACCGTTGCTGTGCACGATCACATCGAGCGTCATCCGTTCCTCGACCTGGTACGCGCGGGTGACGACCCGGTCGACCACCTTGTCCAGGTCGTCCCGCTCGGCCTCGGCGAGGAAGCCGACCCGGCCGAGGTTGACCCCCAGCATCGGGACGCCGGAGGCCCGGGAGAACTCCGCGCCGCGCAGCAGCGTGCCGTCCCCGCCGAGGACGATCAGCAGCTCGCAGCCGTCCACGGCCGCCGGTGTGGTGTCCGTGACCGTCTCCACGGACGGCGGCAGCGGCAGATCGGCCGCCTCGGTCGCCAGGACCCGCACACCGAGGCCGCTGCGCAGCAGCCCCTGCACGACGAGTTCCGCGCTCCGGATCGCGGCCGGCCGGCCGGTGTGCGCCAAAAGAAAGACTGTTCGTGCCGCATTCGTCGTCAACGAGGCCCCTCCGCCACTGCACGGTCGACATCCGCGGGATCCAGCTCAGGTGCACCGGCCCGCAGCCACAGAAAGTACTCGACATTCCCCGACGGTCCGGGCAACGGGCTGGCCGTCACGCCCCGGACGCCCAGGCCCAGCCCCCAGGCCCGGCGCGCCACCTCCCGTACCGCTTCGGCCCTCAGCTCCGGGCTGCGCACCACCCCGCCGCTGCCGAGCCGCTCCTTGCCCACCTCGAACTGCGGCTTGACCATGAGGACCAGGTCGGCGTCGGGCGCCGCGCAGCGCGCGAGGGCGGGCAGCACGAGCCCCAGCGGGATGAACGACAGGTCGCCGACCACCAGGTCCACCGCCTGTCCGTCGATCGCCTCCAGCGTCAGCTCCCGCACATTGGTGCGGTCCTTGACGATGACGCGTTCGTCGGACTGGAGCGACCAGGCCAACTGTCCGTAGCCGACGTCGACGGCGACGACACGGTCGGCACCGGCCCGCAGCAGTACGTCGGTGAAGCCGCCGGTCGACGCCCCGGCGTCCAGCGCCCGCCGTCCCTCGACGCCCAGCCCGAGGGGGACGAAGGCGGCGAGGGCGCCCGCGAGCTTGTGCCCGCCGCGCGAGACGTAGTCGGGGTCGCTGTCGTCCTTGGTGACGACGACCGCGGCACTGGTCTCGACCTGGGTGGCGGGTTTGGTCGCGGTGTTCCCGCCGACGGTCACCCGCCCCGCGGCGATCAGCTGGCTCGCGTGCTCACGAGAGCGGGCGAGCTTGCGGCGTACCAGCTCGGCGTCGAGGCGGCGACGTGCCACTCCTGCCACGTTCGGTTCAGCTCCTGTTGTTGTACGAGGGCATGGGCGCGGGCCCGGGTGCGGGTGCCGGACGGGTGTCCAGCGAGGTCAGCGCATCACGCAGCCCACGGTGTACATCCTCGTACACGTCGGTGTGTCCGTCCGCCGGGAGGTGGTCGGCGTCGGCCAGACGCTCCAGCTGGGCATCGATATCGGCGCTCCCGGTGGGGGTGCGTCCGACGCCGAGGGGCGCGGGGTCCGCGGGCTCGAAGGAGGGAGCGGCGGCGGCCGCGTCGGCCTGGGCCGTTTCCCCGGGCGTACTCGCGGGCGCCGTCTCCGGCCCCGGCATCCAGTCGCTCATGCCGAAACGCTACCGCGACGGGCCGGTGTACCGTCGATCGCGATGGCGACCATGGCGGAGTGCCGCAGCGCACTCGACAGACTTTCCGAGAACATCGCAGGAGCCGACGGCGACGTGCGCAGCGCTGCTGCCCTGGACCGCTCGCTGAGCTGCCACATCAAGGACCTCGACGTGACGTTCACCGGCCGGCTGGCCGATGGCCGGATCCGGGTGCTCGACACGGTCGAGGGCCCGCCCGGGGAGAAGGCCGAGATCAGGCTCGCGATGACCGGCGACGACCTGGTGGCGATGGTGGACGGACAGCTGAACTTCGCCAAGGCATGGGGCTCGGGCCGCGTCCGCCTGGAAGCGGGCTTCCGGGATCTGCTGAAGCTCAGATCACTGCTGTGACGAAACGGGCCTGGGCGTACGGGCCTGGGCGCACGGGCACGGGCACGGGGCCGCGGAATCACACCCGTACGGCCCCTGACACCGGGCACAGGGCACAGGGCACAGGGCACAGGGCACAGGGTCATGAGCAACGGCTGCGCCCAGCCCCTCAGACCGCCCCCGCCGCAGCCTTCGCACCGGTACCGGCCGTGGCACCCTGCCCGGCCGCACCGGCTGCCGCACCGGCTCCGGCTGCCTCGCGCCGTGCCCTGCGCGAGGCCGGCACCACCAACGGCGTGCCCGTCTCCGGATCGTCGATCACCTGGCACCGCATCCCGAACACCCGCTCCACCAGTTCGGCCGTGACGACGTCCGACGGCGCCCCCTCGGCGATGATCTCGCCGTCCCGCATCGCGATGAGATGCGTGGCGTACCGCGCGGCGTGGTTCAGATCGTGCAGCACGGCCACCAGCGTGCGCCCCCGGTCCTCGTGCAGCTCCGCGCAGAGGTCGAGCACATCGATCTGGTGCTGGATGTCGAGGTACGTCGTCGGCTCGTCGAGCAGCAGCAGCGGGGTCTGCTGCGCGAGCGCCATGGCGATCCAGACGCGCTGACGCTGACCGCCGGACAATTCATCGACATAGCGATCGGAGAGCTCGCCCACACCGGTCGACGCCATCGACTCGACGACGACGCGTTCGTCCTCCGGCGTCCACTGCCGCAGCAGCCCCTGATACGGGTAGCGGCCACGGGCGACGAGGTCCGCGACGGTGATGCCGTCGGGGGCTATGGACGTCTGCGGAAGCAGCCCCAGCGTCCTGGCGACCTTCTTCGCGGGCATCCGGTGGATGGCCTGCCCGTCCAGGAGCACCTGCCCCAGTCTCGGCTTCAGCATCCGGGCGAGCGCGCGCAGCAGGGTCGACTTGCCACAGGCGTTGGGCCCGACGATCACCGTGAAGGAGTTGTCGGGAATCGCTACCGAGAGGTTCTCGGTGATGATCCGCTGGTCGTAACCAAGGGTCACCGAGTCCGCGGTGAGGCGCTGCATGGTCCTGCTCCCCGAGTTGATGGGTGGGTCTGCGCGGTACGTGGCGAGCGCGAGCCGCGCAGAGGGGCGGACAGGAACCCGGGAGAGCCCGGCCCACCGACCACGACCACCGCAAAGTTAGGTTAGCCTACCCTCCACCTGAAGCCGCCGGTCCGGTGGCGGAGGCCCTCCGAGCCGCTCAGACCCGTTCGAGGCCCGCCTCCGTTCGAGGCCGCTTCCGTACGAAGCCCGTCCATCCCCGCACGAGGCCCGACTCTCCTCACGAGGTCGGCCGCTGCCTCGGCTCCCATCGCCCACCGCCGCCACGGGGCCACGTCAGCGTCCCTGTCGCCTACAGCCCGAGCCTGGCGATCGCCTTCGCCGCGTC is a genomic window of Streptomyces sp. NBC_01237 containing:
- the recN gene encoding DNA repair protein RecN is translated as MSVLEEMRIRSLGVIDDAVVELSPGFTAVTGETGAGKTMVVTSLGLLLGGRADPALVRIGAKAAVVEGRITVSEGDAAALRAEEAGAELDDGALLISRTVSAEGRSRAHLGGRSVPVGVLAELADELVAVHGQTDQQGLLKPARQRQALDRYAGGGVDVPHAKYAAAYRRLRAVVTELDELTTRARERAQEADLLRFGLDEVAGVEPLAGEDTELAAEAERLGHAEALASAAALAHTALVGDPEDPEGIDATTVVAAAGRSLDAVRAHDPVLAALADRIGEISILLADVGGELSGYADQLDADPLRLAAVEERRAALTALTRKYGADIGAVLAWAEEGAGRLTELEGDDDRIGELTAERDALRSELSGLGQALTDARTEAAARFAEAVTAELASLAMPHARVSFAVRQTEAPDEASGIDIGGRSVLYGPSGADEVELLLAPHPGAPPRPIAKGASGGELSRVMLAVEVVFAGSAPVPTYLFDEVDAGVGGKAAVEVGRRLAKLARSAQVVVVTHLPQVAAFADRQLLVEKTVDGSVTRSGVTVLEGEDRVRELSRMLAGQEDSETARAHAEELLATARADG
- a CDS encoding NAD kinase — encoded protein: MTTNAARTVFLLAHTGRPAAIRSAELVVQGLLRSGLGVRVLATEAADLPLPPSVETVTDTTPAAVDGCELLIVLGGDGTLLRGAEFSRASGVPMLGVNLGRVGFLAEAERDDLDKVVDRVVTRAYQVEERMTLDVIVHSNGDIVHTDWALNEAAVQKVSPERMLEVVLEIDGRPVTGFGCDGIVCATPTGSTAYAFSAGGPVVWPEVEALLMVPISAHALFAKPLVTSPDSVLAVEVQPHTPHGVLWCDGRRTVELPAGARVEVRRGAVPVRLARLHQASFTDRLVAKFALPVSGWRGAPN
- a CDS encoding TlyA family RNA methyltransferase; its protein translation is MAGVARRRLDAELVRRKLARSREHASQLIAAGRVTVGGNTATKPATQVETSAAVVVTKDDSDPDYVSRGGHKLAGALAAFVPLGLGVEGRRALDAGASTGGFTDVLLRAGADRVVAVDVGYGQLAWSLQSDERVIVKDRTNVRELTLEAIDGQAVDLVVGDLSFIPLGLVLPALARCAAPDADLVLMVKPQFEVGKERLGSGGVVRSPELRAEAVREVARRAWGLGLGVRGVTASPLPGPSGNVEYFLWLRAGAPELDPADVDRAVAEGPR
- a CDS encoding SCP2 sterol-binding domain-containing protein — translated: MATMAECRSALDRLSENIAGADGDVRSAAALDRSLSCHIKDLDVTFTGRLADGRIRVLDTVEGPPGEKAEIRLAMTGDDLVAMVDGQLNFAKAWGSGRVRLEAGFRDLLKLRSLL
- a CDS encoding ABC transporter ATP-binding protein, with the protein product MQRLTADSVTLGYDQRIITENLSVAIPDNSFTVIVGPNACGKSTLLRALARMLKPRLGQVLLDGQAIHRMPAKKVARTLGLLPQTSIAPDGITVADLVARGRYPYQGLLRQWTPEDERVVVESMASTGVGELSDRYVDELSGGQRQRVWIAMALAQQTPLLLLDEPTTYLDIQHQIDVLDLCAELHEDRGRTLVAVLHDLNHAARYATHLIAMRDGEIIAEGAPSDVVTAELVERVFGMRCQVIDDPETGTPLVVPASRRARREAAGAGAAAGAAGQGATAGTGAKAAAGAV